One window from the genome of Epinephelus fuscoguttatus linkage group LG3, E.fuscoguttatus.final_Chr_v1 encodes:
- the LOC125885504 gene encoding uncharacterized protein LOC125885504, whose translation MCSYKQSSEDEPCSITYPKEVHIQRTPVDEPGRVRLTCSTSCPLVNSQTAYRWYRGAYSYRHTKSQHFSVPRFSGTKLSCAVKGLEDLRSAEVCPDDKNCWSVNYVNRRICALEGSSVNITSKYSHPKNQKPQSKLWFRIKRSSEEEDEELIEAAGRVWYHDNKRNVHTLRIKNLKENDSAEYRFRQQQYDNRWKQPAFPGVTVIVTGLKVKFTPSAVVTEDQRVTLTCSTSCPLTDNTNYIWFLNSRPLTLTENQTKHLVLDPASSQHAGNYSCGIKTQRDITSPEETLTVQSKAGKWTPAAAAGVCAALLLLIPLTVFLWIRRKKTSSQSPPTETSDNIEQINSGSLYDEISAQPTEQDELHYSRGHFSRNQTDPLYSTVQRRPPRQQEHVHYAVVNFRQSRIPA comes from the exons AGGTTCATATTCAAAGGACTCCTGTGGATGAACCAGGCCGTGTCAGACTGACCTGTAGCACCAGCTGTCCTCTGGTTAACTCCCAAACTGCCTATAGGTGGTACCGAGGTGCATACTCATACAGACACACTAAGAGTCAACATTTTTCAGTTCCTCGTTTCTCTGGTACAAAATTATCCTGTGCTGTAAAAGGCCTCGAGGATCTGCGCTCTGCTGAAGTCT GTCCTGATGATAAGAACTGCTGGAGTGTGAATTATGTCAACAGGAGAATCTGCGCTCTGGAAGGTTCTTCAGtgaacattacaagtaaatatTCCCATCCCAAAAACCAGAAGCCACAGTCCAAATTATGGTTCAGAATAAAGAGAAgtagtgaggaggaggatgaagagctGATTGAGGCTGCAGGTCGTGTGTGGTATCATGACAACAAAAGGAACGTCCACACCCTGAGAATCAAAAACCTAAAGGAGAATGACTCAGCAGAATACAGATTCAGACAACAGCAATATGACAACAGATGGAAACAACCTGCCTTTCCTGGAGTAACTGTGATCGTCACAG GTCTGAAAGTGAAGTTTACTCCTTCTGCAGTGGTGACAGAGGACCAGAGAGTCACACTGACCTGCAGTACCAGCTGTCCTCTCACTGACAACACAAACTACATTTGGTTCCTCAACAGTCGACCTCTGACCCTGACAGagaaccaaaccaaacacctGGTGCTAGACCCAGCCAGCAGTCAGCATGCAGGAAACTACTCCTGTGGTATCAAAACCCAGAGAGACATCACGTCCCCTGAAGAGACTCTCACTGTCCAGAGTAAAGCAGGAAAATggacaccagcagcagctgcaggagtcTGTGCTGCTCTCCTGCTTTTAATACCCCTCACTGTCTTCTTGTGGATTAG AAGAAAGAAGACTTCCAGTCAATCTCCTCCAACTGAAACGTCAGACAACATAGAGCAG ATAAACTCTGGTTCCCTGTATGACGAAATCTCCGCTCAACCAACAGAGCAGGATGAGCTTCACTACAGCAGAGGCCACTTCTCCAGGAACCAGACGGATCCTCTCTACTCCACAGTCCAGCGACGTCCGCCCCGACAACAGGAGCATGTGCACTATGCTGTTGTCAACTTTAGACAAAGCAGGATCCCTGCATGA
- the LOC125885502 gene encoding sialoadhesin-like, with the protein MLSAEAGCVFVGFILYISGAQGRENSICALKGTSVYLNCSAKRGTSSNKWYTVRWNDFAYTQNELSGDGYSVSYNMSEKRPTLKINDVRESDANKYCCRETADNPQLCWRNSTGLRVTDLQVKVIPTTEGQTVTLICSTSCPLTENPAAYIWYKNREFLYQDWSPWYHQLVSSEEAVTYSCAIKGYEHLRAPKVSVDSVTSTCFTVTYAGGRMCSDRQTPCSITYPREVKVQRNSTSATCTTSCPVTNSKPADRLNQKTKSHSESQQQRESSSAQSFYCAVKDLEDLLSEFCTEDNNCTSVNYVTRRICALPGSSVNITSLRVRVHPAEVTEGQNVTLSCITSCPLPHNTTYIWYLNSRPLTKPRKHNKTLILRSVSSRQAGSYSCAVEGGITSGEKTLTVQNVTQKQTPAAAAAAAAAATATRVCIVLLVTILLVVIFLWIRKKRISGQSPETQAMDNTEQLNPGHEYKNMSAQPTEQEELHCSRVHFSMTQPETLDLPIQPHQPEQQEHVAHATVNFSSNTASE; encoded by the exons ATGTTGTCAGCAGAAgctggatgtgtgtttgtgggattTATCCTGTATATCTCAG GGGCTCAGGGACGAGAAAACAGCATCTGTGCCTTAAAAGGTACATCAGTGTATCTAAACTGCTCAGCTAAACGTGGCACTTCAAGCAACAAATGGTACACTGTGCGCTGGAATGACTTCGCGTATACACAGAATGAACTCTCTGGAGATGGATATAGTGTATCATACAACATGTCTGAAAAAAGACCAACTTTAAAAATCAATgatgtgagagagagtgatgcAAACAAATACTGCTGCAGAGAGACGGCTGACAACCCACAACTCTGCTGGCGCAACAGCACTGGGCTCCGTGTTACAG ACCTGCAGGTGAAGGTGATTCCCaccacagagggacagacagtcACACTGATATGCAGCACCAGCTGTCCTCTGACTGAAAACCCTGCAGCCTACATCTGGTACAAGAACAGAGAGTTCCTCTATCAGGACTGGTCTCCCTGGTACCACCAGCTGGTCAGCAGTGAGGAAGCAGTCACATACTCCTGTGCTATCAAAGGCTACGAGCATCTCAGAGCTCCTAAAGTCTCAGTGG ATTCTGTCACATCGACCTGCTTTACTGTGACCTATGCTGGAGGGAGGATGTGTTCTGATAGGCAGACACCCTGCTCCATCACATATCCCAGAG AAGTAAAAGTTCAAAGGAATTCTACATCTGCAACCTGTACCACCAGCTGTCCTGTGACCAACTCTAAACCTGCCGATAGGTTGAACCAGAAGACAAAATCACACTCTGAGAGTCAACAGCAGAGAGAGTCCAGCTCTGCTCAAAGCTTCTACTGTGCTGTGAAAGACCTCGAGGATCTGCTGTCTGAATTCT GTACTGAAGATAATAACTGCACGAGTGTGAATTATGTCACAAGGAGAATCTGTGCTCTGCCAGGCTCTTCAGtgaacattacaa GCCTGAGAGTGAGGGTGCATCCTGCAGAGGTGACAGAGGGCCAAAATGTCACTCTGAGCTGCATTACCAGCTGTCCTCTGCCTCACAACACAACCTACATCTGGTACCTGAACAGTCGACCCCTGACCAAGCCAAGAAAGCACAACAAGACACTGATACTCCGTTCAGTCAGCAGTCGGCAGGCAGGAAGCTACTCCTGTGCTGTTGAAGGTGGCATTACATCTGGTGAAAAAACTCTCACTGTCCAAAATgttacacagaaacaaacaccagcagcagcagcagcagcagcagcagcagcaaccgcCACACGAGTCTGTATTGTTCTCCTGGTTACCATACTTCTTGTTGTTATCTTCCTTTGGATTAG AAAGAAGAGGATTTCAGGTCAGTCTCCTGAAACTCAAGCAATGGACAACACAGAGCAG CTAAACCCTGGTCATGAGTATAAAAACATGTCAGCTCAACCAACAGAGCAGGAGGAGCTTCACTGCAGCAGAGTCCACTTCTCTATGACCCAGCCAGAAACTCTTGACCTCCCCATCCAACCACATCAGCCCGAACAACAGGAGCATGTTGCTCATGCTACTGTCAACTTCAGTTCCAACACGGCCTCTGAGTGA